A window of the Haloquadratum walsbyi C23 genome harbors these coding sequences:
- a CDS encoding 2Fe-2S iron-sulfur cluster-binding protein, which produces MTEYTVEFLGTGETIEVSNKQTILKACIEAGIAQEYSCRVGMCLACSAEIVEGDVVQPAARGLTETERDNYALTCMARPQSDLKIRRGVYPPSIEQDATQSDMAADD; this is translated from the coding sequence ATGACGGAATATACGGTTGAGTTTCTTGGTACTGGGGAGACAATCGAAGTATCAAACAAGCAGACAATACTCAAAGCTTGCATTGAAGCAGGAATCGCACAAGAGTACTCCTGTCGTGTTGGTATGTGTCTGGCATGTTCTGCTGAGATTGTTGAAGGTGATGTTGTCCAGCCAGCAGCACGTGGACTGACTGAGACTGAGCGAGATAACTATGCACTTACCTGTATGGCACGCCCCCAATCTGATCTTAAAATCCGCCGGGGTGTCTACCCGCCAAGCATTGAGCAGGATGCCACCCAGTCGGACATGGCTGCAGATGATTAA
- a CDS encoding DUF3054 domain-containing protein, which yields MAHSEESFLTRRIDAGAYPLAVGDILGISAVLTIGVIFHNGIEYLSTAPIGWGLTILPFLIGWVVISPLIGAYSAGAAESAKAAIPLAIRAWIPASIVGLGLRATPVFDGGAGITFVAVVLITGAIAVTATRWLFFLIIR from the coding sequence ATGGCACATTCTGAGGAGTCATTTCTCACACGACGCATCGATGCTGGCGCGTATCCACTCGCAGTTGGAGATATACTAGGCATATCTGCAGTTCTTACCATTGGTGTCATCTTTCACAACGGGATTGAATATCTTTCAACCGCCCCGATTGGGTGGGGATTAACGATACTACCGTTTTTGATCGGATGGGTGGTTATTAGTCCATTAATTGGTGCATACTCTGCTGGTGCTGCAGAATCAGCAAAGGCTGCAATCCCACTTGCTATTCGTGCGTGGATACCCGCTTCGATTGTCGGGCTTGGACTTCGAGCTACACCAGTGTTTGATGGCGGAGCTGGGATTACATTTGTTGCTGTTGTGCTCATTACTGGTGCTATTGCGGTGACTGCCACACGATGGCTTTTCTTTTTGATCATTCGATAA
- a CDS encoding class I SAM-dependent methyltransferase encodes MSGRYGPGDVRFFDRIARIYATVMPSAPTDSIRDAFVVANRPIECVLDVGGGTGRAATGLRTLGIDTVVMDISMHMLTYAASDGHPVVAGDGRHLPIATNAVDAAVIVDALHHIPTPERALTELTRVVAPGGIIIIQEFDPTSTLGQALVWAEHRIGFSSTFWTPAELCDELNSPDTESYLVDEGFEYVIVGRMK; translated from the coding sequence GTGTCAGGTCGATATGGTCCCGGTGACGTCAGATTCTTTGATCGCATCGCACGGATTTATGCCACCGTAATGCCATCAGCGCCGACGGACTCAATCAGGGATGCATTTGTCGTTGCTAATCGACCCATTGAATGTGTGCTTGATGTTGGTGGTGGAACCGGACGAGCCGCTACGGGATTGCGAACCCTCGGAATCGACACAGTGGTTATGGATATCTCGATGCATATGCTAACATATGCTGCCTCAGATGGACATCCGGTCGTTGCCGGCGATGGAAGACATCTCCCAATCGCAACCAATGCTGTTGATGCTGCTGTGATCGTTGACGCTCTTCATCATATTCCAACTCCAGAACGTGCACTTACAGAACTTACTCGCGTTGTTGCCCCAGGTGGGATTATAATTATTCAGGAATTTGACCCAACGAGCACTCTTGGACAGGCACTCGTTTGGGCTGAGCACCGGATTGGATTCTCATCAACATTCTGGACTCCCGCTGAGTTATGCGATGAATTGAATTCGCCCGACACAGAATCATATCTTGTGGATGAGGGGTTTGAGTATGTTATCGTTGGTCGTATGAAATAG
- a CDS encoding GNAT family N-acetyltransferase — translation MEFTVLGWPPEAPTLRLDYRSFAYAGKFVLSSVGKAVLRTEDSSESFTSPEAHAHVDANESDRDQSMHAETNTNHPTESDPYDHSVLAALSFSADRTDDTTLCYRYVSVRSDKRGSGLGPRLAASLTPHAVNRGYDRLRIAVNNPFAYEAMYRAGFAWTGRETGIAELVLERPAEIPATTTYEQYQSGLTEYRKRDYDDPESTFLANRQETDPPALHTAVNSTQ, via the coding sequence ATGGAGTTCACCGTGCTTGGGTGGCCCCCAGAAGCACCGACACTCCGACTTGATTATCGATCCTTTGCATACGCAGGAAAATTTGTGTTATCATCAGTCGGAAAGGCAGTCCTCAGAACCGAGGACTCATCTGAGAGTTTCACATCGCCTGAGGCGCACGCGCATGTCGACGCGAATGAGTCAGATCGAGACCAGTCGATGCATGCAGAAACCAATACAAATCATCCTACTGAGTCGGACCCGTATGATCACTCGGTGCTTGCAGCGCTCTCATTTAGTGCTGACCGGACAGATGACACGACATTGTGTTATCGATATGTGAGCGTCCGGAGCGATAAACGTGGCAGCGGGCTTGGACCACGTCTGGCAGCATCACTCACTCCGCATGCTGTTAATCGAGGGTATGACCGCCTTCGAATCGCTGTCAATAATCCATTTGCATATGAGGCAATGTATCGCGCCGGATTTGCCTGGACAGGTCGCGAGACAGGAATTGCAGAATTAGTGCTTGAGCGACCTGCTGAGATCCCAGCAACAACGACATATGAACAGTATCAATCTGGGCTTACTGAATATCGCAAGCGCGATTACGATGACCCAGAGTCGACGTTTCTAGCTAATCGACAGGAAACTGACCCACCAGCGTTGCATACTGCAGTTAACTCAACACAATAG
- the fen gene encoding flap endonuclease-1 translates to MGNAALRQLAALESVAFDDISGSVIAVDAHNWLYRYLTTTVKFTSDAAYTTESGVEVANLIGVVQGLPKFFEHDLTPVFVFDGGVTELKDEEVQERRVAREEAVELQAAAEERGDELAASRLEARTQRLTETIHETTRGLLNRLDVPIIEAPAEGEAQAAEMAIRGDVDYVGSEDYDTLLFGAPYTVRQLTSKGDPELMDLQTTLKNQNLTREQLVDVAILCGTDFNDGISGIGPATAISAINDHGDLWSVLDARDEFIQHADRVRSLFLDPPVTNEYTLHTAINPDMDAARSYVVDDWEVPADEVERGFERIETSVVQTGLDEWI, encoded by the coding sequence ATGGGAAATGCAGCGTTGCGGCAATTGGCGGCACTCGAGTCAGTCGCTTTCGATGATATTTCCGGGAGCGTCATCGCCGTTGACGCACACAACTGGTTATACCGGTATCTCACAACAACGGTGAAATTCACCAGCGATGCAGCATATACGACTGAATCGGGGGTTGAGGTAGCAAATTTGATTGGAGTTGTTCAGGGGCTTCCAAAATTCTTCGAGCATGATCTCACGCCAGTGTTTGTATTTGATGGTGGAGTGACTGAACTCAAAGACGAAGAAGTCCAAGAGCGTCGAGTCGCTCGCGAGGAAGCTGTTGAACTACAGGCAGCTGCTGAAGAACGGGGTGATGAACTCGCCGCATCTCGACTTGAAGCACGCACTCAACGACTCACAGAGACAATCCATGAGACAACGCGAGGATTATTGAATCGGCTTGACGTACCAATTATTGAAGCTCCTGCTGAAGGCGAAGCACAAGCAGCGGAAATGGCTATTCGAGGTGATGTTGATTATGTTGGCAGTGAGGATTATGATACTCTTTTATTTGGTGCACCGTACACCGTCCGACAGCTCACATCGAAAGGTGATCCTGAGCTGATGGATCTTCAAACAACACTCAAAAACCAGAATCTAACTCGAGAGCAATTAGTCGATGTGGCAATCCTGTGTGGAACCGATTTTAATGATGGTATCTCAGGGATTGGTCCTGCAACTGCGATATCAGCAATCAACGATCACGGCGATCTCTGGAGTGTTCTCGATGCCCGTGACGAGTTCATTCAGCATGCTGACCGTGTGCGGTCATTATTCTTAGATCCACCGGTCACTAATGAATATACATTACATACAGCGATAAATCCAGATATGGACGCCGCACGCTCATATGTTGTTGATGACTGGGAAGTCCCGGCTGATGAAGTTGAACGTGGGTTTGAGCGAATTGAGACATCAGTTGTTCAAACTGGTCTCGATGAGTGGATTTGA
- a CDS encoding DUF6498-containing protein: MRNRLISVSTIVFGAFGVIIVNLIPLIGIAAGEWNLRAILLIYWIEAVTTVLIAATKSLFAEQGSPGLQAKMEPLHELRAKRGGFQLFHGWPPIYPRNIPFALTILGFWISVGAPPSVLYLWFGHPEFIFSVDILLSIGALVGMQVFEFMTEYIGENEYTDVSAQAIVQTPAQFSAVVLSVGILSTAGDSVTGGGLVFVIVIMKTIISVRRFYAEHAETSILAGLPDFIHQLISRVFEMSRSDEDEIEPQPEVTLPDAEVNARVSTDRRAVLLGSIWTIIFGLFNRFGVGSLVVPAVAVIIGDPLLIGVAMIIPLAVFGAQVLSFYLRYGTIEYQRRGDSIVAYDTVLDAPQWIAPVHTAEFEVKNAVSDRLLDTGTLDITAEKIDRDIQFGPVSNIETAVETLDLPVSQTDRPDRDLAVMGAATALALSFLVVPIGMYFSEKVAPLTAIGFTIAVGPFLFIPVGLLIHAGLSRI; encoded by the coding sequence ATGCGCAATCGACTTATTTCAGTATCAACGATTGTGTTCGGCGCTTTCGGTGTGATTATTGTGAATCTTATTCCGTTGATTGGCATTGCTGCCGGTGAGTGGAATCTTCGGGCAATTTTACTTATTTATTGGATTGAGGCAGTGACGACCGTCCTCATCGCTGCCACAAAATCACTCTTCGCTGAACAGGGATCGCCAGGGCTGCAGGCTAAAATGGAACCGCTGCATGAACTCCGTGCAAAGCGAGGAGGATTCCAGTTATTCCACGGATGGCCACCAATCTACCCTCGAAATATTCCATTTGCGCTTACAATACTTGGATTCTGGATATCAGTTGGTGCTCCTCCAAGTGTCTTGTATTTGTGGTTTGGGCATCCTGAGTTTATATTTTCAGTTGATATCCTTCTGAGTATTGGGGCGTTAGTTGGTATGCAGGTATTTGAATTTATGACCGAGTATATCGGTGAAAATGAGTATACGGATGTTTCTGCACAAGCAATCGTTCAAACACCAGCGCAGTTTTCTGCAGTCGTTCTCTCTGTTGGCATTCTCAGTACTGCTGGAGACAGTGTAACCGGTGGGGGGTTAGTTTTCGTTATTGTTATTATGAAGACCATCATCTCTGTGCGTCGATTTTATGCTGAGCATGCTGAAACGTCCATCCTCGCAGGGTTGCCTGATTTCATTCATCAACTGATCAGCCGTGTATTCGAGATGTCCCGCAGCGACGAGGATGAAATCGAACCACAACCAGAGGTGACCCTCCCTGATGCAGAGGTGAATGCACGGGTGAGCACTGACAGACGTGCGGTGCTTTTAGGATCAATCTGGACAATTATTTTTGGACTTTTCAATCGGTTTGGTGTTGGTTCACTCGTGGTTCCTGCAGTTGCTGTCATCATCGGGGACCCATTACTCATCGGTGTTGCGATGATAATTCCACTTGCAGTCTTCGGTGCCCAAGTGCTGAGTTTTTATCTTCGGTATGGAACAATCGAGTATCAACGGCGTGGTGATTCGATTGTTGCATATGATACCGTCTTAGATGCTCCACAGTGGATTGCACCGGTGCATACAGCCGAGTTTGAGGTTAAAAATGCGGTTTCTGACCGTCTTCTTGATACTGGCACGCTCGATATTACCGCTGAGAAGATTGATCGAGACATACAGTTTGGTCCAGTGAGCAACATTGAAACAGCAGTTGAGACGCTTGACCTTCCGGTTAGCCAGACGGACCGACCTGATCGCGATTTGGCTGTTATGGGCGCTGCAACCGCACTTGCACTCTCATTTCTTGTTGTTCCTATCGGAATGTATTTTTCTGAGAAGGTAGCACCACTCACTGCGATTGGGTTCACGATCGCGGTTGGTCCATTTCTGTTTATTCCGGTTGGATTATTAATACATGCAGGGCTGAGTCGGATTTAA
- a CDS encoding DUF3179 domain-containing protein, which yields MPARRHFLASVGTTTVAALTAGCSGRINGSESDITEQASQHSTTVSPTETGASIPTRENTLPLPLSPSALREAAQSGGPEKDGIPSIDNPTFVSSDKTEILDPGDPILGVVHNGITKAYPQAILVLHEIVNDTFGDENITVTYCPLTGTAQGFDRGETTFGVSGRLINNNLVMYDRATETWWPQMLATAIPGPWNESPTIHSLTPIRVTWTTWKQWKQRHPDTRVLSTQTGYAKNYGRDPYGSYNPLRGYYADERLLFPALHQDDRYPKKTIVHGARTPEGAAAFHKESLRQAGVLSGTIDELSVIAVYDPELDTGYVYENPEEMTFTRDQEQGQVIAPDGSRHDPSSLPLTRVYSFDAMWFAWAGYYPETAVYAND from the coding sequence ATGCCCGCACGACGTCACTTCCTCGCAAGCGTTGGCACTACTACTGTTGCAGCACTTACTGCTGGTTGTTCTGGTCGTATCAATGGGAGTGAGTCAGATATCACCGAGCAAGCATCGCAGCATTCAACTACAGTGTCACCAACAGAGACAGGCGCGTCCATTCCGACGCGTGAAAACACGCTTCCACTTCCGCTATCACCATCAGCACTTCGTGAAGCAGCGCAGTCAGGAGGACCAGAGAAAGATGGAATTCCTTCAATCGATAATCCGACGTTCGTTTCGAGCGATAAAACTGAGATACTTGACCCAGGCGACCCAATCTTGGGAGTCGTTCATAATGGAATCACAAAAGCGTACCCACAGGCAATTCTCGTCCTCCATGAGATTGTTAATGATACATTTGGTGATGAGAACATCACAGTAACGTATTGCCCGCTGACCGGAACTGCTCAAGGATTCGACCGTGGTGAGACTACCTTCGGCGTCTCAGGACGACTGATTAATAATAATCTCGTGATGTATGACCGTGCGACCGAAACATGGTGGCCACAAATGCTTGCAACAGCAATTCCAGGACCATGGAATGAGTCGCCGACGATTCACTCGCTGACTCCGATTCGAGTGACATGGACAACATGGAAGCAGTGGAAGCAGCGACATCCTGATACACGCGTGCTTTCGACGCAGACTGGATATGCGAAGAATTACGGTCGCGACCCATACGGATCGTACAATCCGCTTCGTGGGTACTACGCAGATGAGCGGTTATTATTCCCAGCACTCCATCAAGATGATCGGTATCCAAAGAAAACAATTGTTCACGGAGCACGGACACCGGAGGGAGCTGCTGCATTTCATAAAGAGAGCCTTCGTCAAGCGGGGGTCCTCTCAGGAACGATTGATGAACTATCTGTTATTGCTGTTTATGATCCAGAACTTGACACTGGATACGTATATGAGAATCCAGAGGAAATGACATTTACACGTGATCAAGAACAGGGTCAGGTCATTGCTCCAGATGGATCCAGACATGATCCATCATCACTGCCGCTTACACGCGTGTACAGTTTCGATGCGATGTGGTTTGCATGGGCAGGGTACTATCCAGAAACTGCGGTGTATGCGAATGACTGA